A region of the Anolis carolinensis isolate JA03-04 chromosome 1, rAnoCar3.1.pri, whole genome shotgun sequence genome:
AAAAGCAAATAATTGAAAAACGGAgaattcaactacagtagagttccggttaactgacactccgtattatccgacatgcCAAAACCCTGGGGAGGTGCccgtgtgcgttgctaggtaggtagcaagctacctagcaacgcacacaggcgcctcccaaggggtaGGGCAGTGAGCACTCATCTTAGAGAAGAGCCCGTttatgttgctaggtagataacaagctacttAGCAACGCGCAGGGGCACTTCTCTAAGCTGAGTGCTTGCCGCCCCCCCCCCTTGGGAGgcacctgtgcgcgttgctaggtagcttgctatctacctagcaacgcgcatgggCACCTCCCAAGGAGCGAGAACTCGGCTTAGGAAAttgcctgtgcgtgttgctaggtagatagcaagctacctagcaatgcgcacggggcgcttccttcaaccggcttgccagataatagggcctccctattatccgtcagatctgGTTATTCAACATTCGGCCctcccgtttatgtcgaataaccagaactctactgtacaccCAATACTCTCTGAGAACCGTGTGCCTGGCTCATATCAGGGTAAGATAGTGCCATCTAAGATCAACTCCTTTAGAAATGTTCTGGGGAATGTGTGGAGTAGGAGTTCCTTGTCTGCTCCCCCTAAGTGGTGAGAACAGGATCTACAGCAATAGTAATTGTGCTGAGGATACCCAAATCACCTGCACAGTAGGTGCTTCTAAGGTTGAGGCTATAACCCCAGTTCAGACCATGCCTCCTGTGAAAGTTTTTATTAGCCAGCCCGAGCCTGATCCTGAGAATCAGTTTGCCAAAAGTACATCAGTGCATGAAGGAGGAGCCCAAATAAACTTTGTCAGAAAGTGGAAGCCAGTGTTATAGACTGTTCCAGCCAGTGCTAATAATTACGTTACTGCAACAAGAAAGCCTAATGTACCTAAAACTAACAGGAAATTTAGCAGGACCTGCTTCTCAGACTTGTAGGACTGTGTCCACTTAAAAATCATTTGACAAAAGGGAAACACTTCCAGCAACATCTTCACAAATGAGAAGAATGAGTGGCGGATGCTGAAAGGGATCAACAAACTATCTGCTCTAATATCTGAAGATACTCAGCATAAAAAAGAAACAGCTGAGCAAATTGTAAAAGAACAAGCATAGTCCTTTTGGGTTGCCATAGCTGAAGAAGATGAGCAAGGACTCATCACTGACAAAGCTAATAAGACACTTGCAGAATGTTTGTTCTTAATTGAAATGGGTTCTCCTCAAACAGTGCATCACATTTTGGAAAATGTAACTATTCCAGATACAAAAAGGCTTGCAAAGTATTGGGTGTTTCTTCCACGTTGTCACTCTGAAATATGCACCTGTGGTATTTCCTGCATCCACGCAGCTGATTCGGATCCTTCTTGCAAGCTCTTTGTTAAGGGACTCCAGCCCCACCTAACCATGAGAATATAATACAACTGCTGGGAGCCTCAGTTCCTTTTCTTCACGAAAGCAGCAGCATCTGGATTTTATTCCTTTACTATCTTACAACGGATTTACTGACCATAGGATCCTTTAAACGACTAGGCTTTAGCCTCTCTTTGAATTTGTTTTCCTCGGCATTCGACCTGGATTGTTTGATTTCATCCAGGaacggccctaggttttttcagtatgtacaccccccccccccccgaaattatgcACCCCCCCCAACTTACCAGCGGCGACCATCAGGTTGCTCGCCGCGGAgcaaggaagtacttgctattctcgcgatatttctgtgagatctcgcgagaatagcaaggacttccttgttccgcggcgAGCGACCTGATGGTCGCTGCTGCCGCTGCCACCGCTTTGAGAGCGCCCAGCAAGGGCTGTGCCCGAAGCGGTGGTttcatgggcctccattaagAACCGGCCCTGATTTCATCTCTTCCTCTATCCTCAGGCTACTATGTCTCAACAGCGTTGTCTGGCCTTCCCAGGGAAGCTCCCTGAATGGTGATCCTCATTCCCTTTGCCTTCTATGTCAGGGAGAGGATCGGTTAACTCCCTCCCACCTGCAGCATGTGGTCGCTGCCATGCCTGCGGCAACCCAAGCAGCAACTCCCTCATTGGCCCCTCTGGCTTTGGAAGGGCCTCCGGTCTTAACTTTAGTGTTGGCTTTGCCACAAAAGTCAGTGAAAAAGAGCACCAAGAGGCTTGATCCCAAGCTCTCTAGCGTCATCCAAGAACCAGCACCACCGCCTGCAAAATGCTGCTGGAAAACTAATAGAAAAACAGAGGTCAAAGAGGACTCATCTCAGTGAGGCCCCACCCCTTGCCTGCAGGACCGCCAGTGCTCTCTCCTTAGCTGGAGCTGGCGCAGGGTGTGGACACTCCTGCAATCCCTCACTTGCTGGAGCCTCCTCGGAGGAGGGGTGCTCCTCGGCAGTCACGCCACCTTTGCAGGAAATGACTGACAGCTTCCCAAGCCAGCAACAAGCACGAAATCAGCCATCTAACGTTCTGCCTGCTGATGAGAACCCTTTGGAGGGCCCTTCCTTGGCTCTCTCTGCTCGGTCAATTGGATGTTGCTTCTCCAAGGAAGCTGCAACTTCCTCTGTATTATTCAGTCTCCTGCCTACCCCCTCCCTTTTACACTTAGTGGGGCTCACCTCATCAAGGGGGATGGGTTTATTATCTGCCTCAGCCTCAGGCATTTCCAGCTGCTTGGCAGAACTTTCCATCTTCTTCTGCAGGATCTTTTCCCTCAGGCTTTACCCCCAACTTACTATGACCTGGAGTCTGCTTTGGATTCAGACTCCTCTGAACATTCAGCTTCTGATGAGGATCTTCTTTCCTACCTCTCCACCTCCTGAGGAGCCTGCCAGCTTTACTGCAGTCATAACTTGCTTGGCTCGTACTCTAAGTTTTCCTTCTGTTCCACCACCAACACCGGTTGAGGATCTTATGTTCCGGCAGAACAACAGCACTATTGGTTTCCTACAGTTGTCCCAGCATTGCCATATCAGCTGCAACTTACTCAGTCTCCAGGCAATTTGACGCTTTATATTGGATTGACACCACAGCAGCAGGGTGATTGCAAAAACCCCTGAAGATTAATTCTATAGTGGTCAAGGTGATTCAGCCCAAGAAAGTCAAAAGACCCCAGGCCAGCCCCCCTGATAAGGAGGGCAAAAAGATGGATGCCTGCGGGAAGAAGGTTAATCTTGTAGCCAGCTTGTTTATCCATATGACGCATCACCAGACTTATATGGCAGTTTATCTCTCAGCCTTGTGGAATAAGATAACACCGTACATCAATGCCCTTCTGAATCATCAGCATCGTCTCCCTCATGCTCTACATCAGGAGGCCTTGGCCCTTTTGGGTCTCCAGAAAGATATGGCGAAACATGGAGCCGATACTGCAGACAAACTATTTGCTCCCATCAAAGCAATGAGAAGAAATGCATGGTTATGATCTACCACGTTGTCTGAAGAAGACAGGGCAATAGCTGAGGATCTTCCCATGGATCGGAACTGCATTTTCCATCCAGATACAGACACTCAATTAAAGATATTCCATGAACTTCACCAAGCAGCCAACAACTTTGGTTTTCCACTGCAATATTCCTATCCTCCAGGATCTAAATGGCCCTCTCTATACTCCCAGTACCATAAGCCCGCTTGGGGACCATCCTACAGACCCTCTGCTGGGAGGCCTCTAAATCCTCTAACACTACTAGGTGCACGTCAGCTGGGTAAAGGGAGACACTAAGACCCTGACAAGCGCCACTTTTAGCGGCATTACGACCTCACCTTTAGGCGGGGAGGGTAGCCCACTTTCTTTTGGTGATGGTAACCCTTCTTACTCCTCTCTTTCCAACCCTGCTTGGCCCTTATTTGGAGCACGACTCAGTCTATATCTGGATAAATGGTGCCAGATCACTACAAACAGTTGGGTGCTTGGTGTGGTGGAGCATGGGTATGACACTGAATTCTTTGAGTTGCCCCCTGTGGGTACTGTTCGTGCTACTCTTCCCACCCTTGTAATGGCGGTAGTGGCAGCTCACCTCAGGGCTAACGGCATAGTTGTGTATCCTTATATTAATTATTGGTTACTCGTGGCACATTCCCCAAAGCAGCTTCAGATTCATCTTGAATTCACCCTATCTCTGTTACAGTCTCTTGGGCTCATCATGCTCCTGCACCTGGCTGAGGGCGACTTCGTATCGTTGCCACTCAGACCAGATCTCCTGACTTCCAGAAGGGGTAACATTCCCTATTCAACTCAGAGATCAAGAACCTGAGACTGATGACATGGCAGATCAGACCATGTCCCTCTCACAGCCCCTAAGACACATCTTGAACTGCGCGCACTTGCCTGACCAAAAAACAATCATATGCCAACAAGAGGCGCTATTTCATCTCTTTCATGCAGGAGCGAGGAGTTGATCCCCTCTCAGCATGCACTCCGCTTCTCGGCTTTTTACTCTCTGATAGTGGCCTTTCTCTGTTTTCCATTAAATGCTATGTGGCAGCTATAGCTCATTACAGACGTAAAGCTTCCTTCTCCATTTGCGGACCCTCTCGTCAGGACTTTCCTACAAGGTTTCAAGAACCTTTGCCTTCAGATAGCTCCAGTGCCTCCATCCTGGCGGCTGGAGGTTGTCTTGTCAGCTCTGTCAAGGCCAACGTTTGAGCCTATGGCTACATCTCATATCTCTCACCTCTCTTGGAAGACAGAATTTTTAGTAGCGATTACCTCTGCACGTTGAGCAGGTGAGCTCACTGCCCTTCAGGTAGATGAACCTTAGCTTCGTTTTCACAGAGAGAAGGTAATTTTCCGACCAGATGTTTCCTTTTTACCTAAGGTGGCATCGAGATTTCACATCTCATGACACTGTTCTCCCAGCTTTCTTCTTAGAGCCCTCAACTCCACTGGAGCGCTCTCTACATTGCCTTGACGTGCGTAGGGCCTTTGCATTTTGTGTTCAGCCAACAGCCCCTCTCAGGAAGTCATCTggattatttttgaaatgttgcaatggtgtagtggGCCTTCCAGTATCTACTAAAAGACTCAGCTTGGATAGTGGCAACGATACAGCTCTCATATCAGTTAGCCCAGCTGGACTTATCTGCTTAAGTACACACCCATTCAACATGGGCAGTTGTAGCATCTACAGCATTTTTGAAGGATGTTCCGCTGCAAGACATTTGTTGGGGTGGCCATCTGGTCAACACTGCAAACTTTTGTTTCTCATAAGTTGGACCTTCTCGCTAAAAAGGATGCGGCTCTTGGCAGAGCAGTGTTATTTTTGGTTCTGGCATGATGCCCACCATTCGTGGGAcagcttgctagtctaccacagGTGCATATTTCATAGTGACCATGTGGAagataggttgcttacctgtaaccgtattacttgagtggtcacctgtgaaatttgCACGACCCACCCACCCTGCCCACATGGTCATGCCCTCTTTCTTGGCTGCTGCTTTGCGGTCCAGGAACTGAGGCTCCAGGCCCTGGCAGCTACATTATACTCTCAAGGGATGGGCAGGGCTGGAGTTCCTTAAATAAAAAGTTTGCAAGAAGGATCCAAATCAGCTGTGTGGATGAGGAAATACCACAGGTGCAAacttcacaggtgaccactcgaagaaacatggttacaggtaagcaacctatctGTCACATGTGTCTCAAACAGTTTCGCTCTACTGAAAAATTTGCATTTAATGAAAATGCAATTCTGGCAGCAGCACAGCCAACCAAAGTGCTACGTCGTGTGTTAGCCAAAGTTATGAAGGGTACAACTAATCTAAGGAAACCTGATAAGGCCAAAGAAGGATATTTAGATAAAAGTAAGACAAGCAGTGGCCTAGATAGCATGGTAGATGAGCCAAAAGGCGTTTACTGCCACCCATTCAAGCCCATGTCACCAAACACAGCAAAGCAGTTCAAATTTTGTCTCCAAAACAGGAATCCATTTTAATAATTTCTGGTTCTGACAGTTCTCTGGTCCCTAGTTTCTTTCAGTGAAATTACATACATAAACTAAGGACTTGCACAGGATCTTGGGAGCAACTTTTATAGAATGCATGATGATCAGGTATTTCGCTTATTAAGATTTGAAACACACTTCCCAGTTCTTCCCCACTGAGAAATGTTGACTACATGGGCGAGAAGTTCCATTTCTAATGATAAGCACACACCACTTTCTCCATAATTGTTTGAAAGCCAATTTTAGCATACTGTGCTTTCCAGTACTGTTTTTTGTAAGGCAATCACTGTAGTATAAACGGATACAATATTCATAATTCTCAtctgataatcttaaattagaaATGCAGATGCACCTAAACAGTGTCAAAAAGCCCCTGCTTATTTAACAATTTTTCATAATCAAAACGAGTAGAGCCATTACATACACGACATATTTTCTACATGGATATCACTTCTGCAGAGAAAAACAGCACATAATCTGTGGGTTTAGTATTCAGAGTGCCAAGGTCATTAGTGTTTCTTTGGTGGCAAATTTCAACATAGGAACTCTccacaaatcatggtttccaaTGACATAGAGCTTACCATGTGTGATAAATGGACGTGTATGTGCAAAGGGCTCTACAGTGAAGTGAATGACAATAATTCATCAATAAGGAGAATCAAGGTGGTTGAGATCTCATGCTGCTTAGCCAGCTATAATTTAGTCTGGGTATTCTGTGCACAGGAAGCAGTCCAGACCACTTAACATAACTGACTGTGCTAGTACCTTccatatcctcctcctcctcttccaccatATGATTCTCCATATCCACCTCGCCCCCTGTAATCACCCCTCCCTTGGAAACCAccaccccctcctcccctccagccaccaccactgccaccacctcccctacctcctcctcccccccaaccccctccccctcctccccaaccaccaccaccacctcccctaCCTgctcccctgcctcctcctcctcctccccaacccccccttcctcctcctcctcgaccACCACCATCTTGCCTCTTTTGCCATGGAGGCATTTCAGGAGGTGGTGGTTCGATTTCACTTGGTCTGCCTCCACGGTCTGGTACCCTTCCCATCAAGACCTGAAAAAAAAAGACACATAATTTAGTCTGACATTTCCTTTTGGACTTTAAGACCAGCTCACAGCAGTGGCTGGCCACTAAAGAATTAGAAGAAAATAACAACCGCAAACATAGGTCTTTAGTATAGCATCACAATGAGTAATGCAATCCAAGGAATAATTTGCAAATGAAAAGGAAACATTGGCATCCTAGAATACTTAATATACTGCAGTAATGAGAGAGAAAGACCTTGTGGTGGGGGGAGAAATTAATGTACAGGAGAGTTGGTTTATAAAATTTCTCAAAAGATATCTTCTATTCTAATCTAATATGAAAActactgcaaagaaaaaaaaagttagttATGGACTTCAGAGTGGCTTTTTCTGCCCAGTGTTCTAAAGGCTGAGTTTTTCACTCATTCTAAGTCTCATCAAACTATTCTATACACTCCTTGCATCTGACTACTCACTGGAGACCTATTAAGAACATAATAGCTATGATAGTAAATTAGATCATTTAGGCAAGCATTCTTGTATGGGATACATGGCCAGAAACATGCACACACTTACTGTTCAAGGAATAAACAGTAAATATTTTGTGGACATGCATGGCATCAGAGGAGTAAATGAAGAAATCCAGCAGATATACGTATGATGACAGACTTTGAAAACTGCACGTACACACAGGCTCCCTCCAAGTTGTACACTATTTTCCTATGCAAACGCTGCTGGCAAGATTTGGCTTCAAGCAAACTTCCTGTATTGGCCATGTGCCCAGATGTGGTGGCCATTTATTCCTAGTAGTTTCCCACAGCATCATACAATGAGGGTTGTGTGATATTCTGCTCAGAGTGGGGCAAAATAAGCAGATTGATTAGAAATCTGCAGAGCCATTGTTTATGGGCAAAGGCTTGCCCTGGGATTTTATAGTGACATGTTTCTGTGTTAAAAACGGTTTGTTTTTCTAAAAGTTTGTCATAttgcttatttttaaatgtactgAGCACTTCTCTGCTGGTTTGTTTCCACCCAAATGAATATTTGTTCTCAAACCAGACCAACAAATTTTACACTTCTGATTGTAACAGTCTTTAAAAACCACTTCATATCAGGgtgtttcacattacacaaattgGTTATGCACTGGGGTCTTATCCTGTAATTAAACATGGCCCTCAAGAaacaagaagagagaagagcaaaaGATGATGTAAGGATAATTTCACTGCAGAATGTACAAAATCTCCATTACAGCATCATTACAGCATctccaaaatatacaaaaagccAGGGTGACCAAACTCCCAACCTGCCCCTATTGGACTTCCAAGATGACAAGTATACTAAAAAACTATGAAGCACTTTgtacattaaaaatattacaagaaTGATCATAAATCCTGGTCCAGCTACTCATTATTTAATTTGGTCATGAAAATGCCACAATTAAAGGAAGAGTGGAGCAACTATGGAAGCTAAGGGCAACATTAGCCCCTTAGGAGATCTTGGAGGGTTGCACCTCCTCTCCGAAATAGTTTTAGAAATTGCCCTCAAATACCCTCGGAGGATGCAGGCATTATCACCACATTTTGGGATCAGAAAAGACCTTTTTAGCAAGAAATGAGCACAAGTATTTTCTTTTTCACTTCCTTTTTCAATGAAGGTCCTTCCTGGCACTATTTCAAGATGGAAATGCCCCCCTCGCCCCCAAATTGATATCATGGGGTATTTTGGAAGTGGTTTTGGCAGCAGAATTTGCAAAACCGTATTTGTCATTTGAAGAACCACTAGGTCTCCAGgttaaatgtgtattttatagaagtgCTTGAGATGTATCTTTGATGTaacaacattttaatatgtgcgtttgtagaatttttatagaatttgtgtgttttttactgtgctgtgacctgccttgagccatggggagaggaaggtaagaaataaaaataattatcattatAGTGCAAATTCTCTTCATACCAAATAAATCCCTAGCATGCATCCCTGGAGTGCATTTTCAGGACATTCTAGGATCAATGGAGGGGCATAAAAACATCCCTTGGGGCCACTTGCAACACTGTACTCTCCTGAAGTAAAGGGAAGCGTACCTTATTAATTGCACACACAGTCTTTTCACGTGAAATTCCACTGCTTGTTCTTATGATCTTTGATAAGTCCTCCCGAGCAGCTAAAAGATGGGATATGGAGATAGATGATTTAGAAGAGAGTCCGTAACGTTTGGGCTGATAAATCCTTGCAATGTCATCTGTTCTCACCTAAAAAGAAATGATAAGACAACCTTTTAAGCAAGAGCAATGCTAAAATGATAGCAATGAGCAGCTTTACATTTACCATGTTCTAGTTTATGATAATTTTTTGCTAGTTAATATTTTGCAGTTTAAAAGCACATAAGTACTTAGTTGCAAATGTGCAGGTACTAGAAAGACAAACACTGTACTATTTTAATAATTTCACAGAACAGTTAAGCTGGATTTCACAGGTAAACAGAAATTGATATgcaaccagttttcttttaagctCATGAGTGCTAAAGAAAGCTAACTCTTTGACATGAAGAAATTACACTGACATACACAATTCTATACTGCACGGATATCCTCAAATAAGGAATGTGCTCAGTCATCTGCTCTGCCATCACTTATGCAACATGGAAGTGATGTTCAAAAAAGAAAAGTTTATGCTCTCCAAGAAGACTATGCGACTAGCAACAATAATTTTACCATTGTTCTAAATAGGCAGAGTCTTCATAGCTAGCTGACAGAAATGCATAAAAAGTTGTGGGCTTCTGTTTGTACTTCTCCTTAGACATTTAATTTCTAGTAACTCTACAGACCCTAAATGACCCAGAACAAATCATACTCCCTTAGCACATggtctctgaacaaatcatgtcaagaaaacctcatgacagattcactttaggattgccataagtcagaaattaattgaaggtgcacaacaataacaacaacaacaacaacaacagtactagatgctttctgatctgggaagctgaacagagaaattgattcaaactgcaggaaatgagattccacctgaagattagGAAGCAATTCCTGAGGGTACGAACTGCCTTGTAGtggtagaatctctttttctgtttttttttttaacatgctggaTTGTCacctgctttgattgtgtgttcttgcatggcagggattaggacaggatggcccttgtagtttcttccaactttatgattccatgattttatGACAATAGAGTTAATGGTACCAATGAATGTAGATGAGAATCAGTAGAAATTCTGAACTTCTTTATTACTGACTGTACCTTAAGAATACAATGCTTGGTGAACCACAGTTGACTCCACTGCAAGGAAGTAAATATATTTACCTTTGCTCTATCAGACCATTCAAAGGACTGTACAGTGACATCTAAACGCTTCATTAACATACGCCGCCGGCATTCATATTCACTGCGAAGAGTGTCATTGATTTCTTCCAGTTTTTCCTGCAGCATCAGAGAACCAAACAGTTCCACAATAGTACAAAACAAAGTAATTGCTTAAAGcacaaaatgttttaattgtcaattctacaaaaaaattaaacaaaaacaacgaTCAATTTTTGAAATCTACCCTTGAAAACTGCATTCAACTTTGCTCAAATAAAGATATGGAAACAAAGAGCATCATTTAATTACAAGAGAGATGTGCATGTATAAATTATAAACTTTTTTTTACCATTTGTTCTGGATTTAAAGCCGCTTTCAGCAGGGGTTTACCCACTTGAGTATTTGGAACTTTTGATAAATTGTCCTTAACCTGAAAAAAAGTAACACAGACACATCGTAACCAAAATTTACCAAAAAAATCCATATTGTTTTATGACAATCAGCTAGATATGAGTAGCCAGCCATACTATAGGAGAAAAGAACCACCAAAGAAAGGTACCTCTTTCTAAAACAGTCTGATAACTAGGAAAAATCTGTTTCATAGACGGGTAGCCAAAATGTTCTGCAGACTCTCTCCAGAAACCCTGCCTTTCTGCTGAGAGTGCACTGAGAATGCATTTGCACTGTAAAATtagtgcagcttgacaccattttaattaccatggctcagtgttatggaattgtagaagcactctttggcagagaagactaaaaacctcgtaaaactacagctcctatgattccacagcattaagctgcattagatgcaccctcagagagAGTGAAAAGAAACTGTCCAAATGTAGCAGCTGTCAGAAGAAAGAGCTGCTACAGTCGGGGAGGATCTTTCTAAACTCCTGCGTAGTTCCCTTCACATAGCACTCATTTGAAAGGGATCTTATGTGATCAAAGTGGCTACTGATTAGTGATTCGCCCTCACAACATTCCCCTTGTCCCTTCAACCCATCTCAGGGTGGGGAAGCCTACACACATTGACCTCTACAGGCCTCCATAGATTCTGGAATGTTTTACATTTCCACAAAACTCCATAATATTCCACAATTGAGATAACTATTGCAAATGTCCAATGGATcatatttaaatgtttaatattcaTATACAGGAAACATAATGTACCTTTGATTCTATATTGCTTAATATTACAGGCAGGGAGTGAATGTCTGAAGAGGATGCTGACTTCGGTATATTCAAGACTTCACAAATCTTTTGGATTTCTTGGtggatttcattattttttatcaAATAAGAACCTTTATGTTgcttgaactgtgttatctgcaAAGCCTGCAGTTCTGTGCTTAAAAATACTAGAGAGTGGGGAAGAAAGAAGTAGATAAATACTTGAATAGATATGTgtttcaataaataaacaaatagtcaGACCAGACTGTCTG
Encoded here:
- the fam98b gene encoding protein FAM98B, with the translated sequence MKQLAQDLKMECDVLDALEALGYKGPLLDEDALSKATESGLASQDFCELCVWLSSQIQPLCNLEESISSTNGSEDVESLQLELSGFLKELACPYSTLVSGEIKDRLKKREDCLKVLLFLSTELQALQITQFKQHKGSYLIKNNEIHQEIQKICEVLNIPKSASSSDIHSLPVILSNIESKVKDNLSKVPNTQVGKPLLKAALNPEQMEKLEEINDTLRSEYECRRRMLMKRLDVTVQSFEWSDRAKVRTDDIARIYQPKRYGLSSKSSISISHLLAAREDLSKIIRTSSGISREKTVCAINKVLMGRVPDRGGRPSEIEPPPPEMPPWQKRQDGGGRGGGGRGGWGGGGGGRGAGRGGGGGGWGGGGGGWGGGGGRGGGGSGGGWRGGGGGGFQGRGDYRGRGGYGESYGGRGGGGYGRY